TATGGGATGATGGCCGATAAAATGGCAGAGCTCGCAGCGCAGCAGCCCGGCTATTTGGGGGTGGAGTCTGCCCGGGATGAGGGTCTCGGGATCACGGTATCGTACTGGGATTCCCTGGAGGCCATTCGTTTATGGAAGGAAAATGCCGCACATCAGGTAGCACAGGAACGGGGCAAGAACGAGTGGTATGAAAGCTTTGGCTTGCGAATTTGCAAGGTGGAGAGGGATAGCTTCTACAAGCTTTAGGCAAGGCCAATCAAGGAAGAGGATGGGGAGGAATAATGATGATGCAGAATCCGGGCAAGATCAGATGGGGAATTATGGGGACAGGCTGGATTGCGGAGCAGTTTGCAGCCGATCTGGCGTATGTGGAGAACGCTCAGTTTGTGGCCGTAGGCTCACGTACGGCGAGCAGTGCAGGTGAGTTTGCGTCCAAATATGATATACCGCGCGCTTATGGCAGTTACGAGGAACTCGTGAAGGATCCCGATATTGACGTTGTGTACATAGCGACTCCGCATCCGCTGCACCGGGATCATGCCTTAATGTGTCTTCAGGCCGGCAAAGCCGTCCTGTGCGAGAAACCCTTTACGATTAACGGGGATGAACTGGAGGAATTAATGGCGGCTGCACGGGAGCAGAAGCTG
This Paenibacillus sp. JZ16 DNA region includes the following protein-coding sequences:
- a CDS encoding antibiotic biosynthesis monooxygenase family protein, translating into MTEYANTPKPPYYACIFVSKRTEGDRGYGMMADKMAELAAQQPGYLGVESARDEGLGITVSYWDSLEAIRLWKENAAHQVAQERGKNEWYESFGLRICKVERDSFYKL